The following proteins come from a genomic window of Aquimarina sp. MAR_2010_214:
- a CDS encoding Bro-N domain-containing protein: MKTKIAKKETNYFQQLTSIEINNQIWFIADEVVEILELGNPNEVWSTLDIEERFATEIFHNGTKKNMNLISESGLYYLIFKSTTNSAKKFRKWITNQVLPLIRVRGYYTTKRLEIPNFVIRFNDNWDRISPGYFSILSELFIRLYGRFEQEGYILPNKAFGGKEIRPDISISHYFEKYLEEKFPQYNREFKTYLHQLPNGKEIEVKQYSNHLLPIFIDFIDKYWLPEHAYTYFKSRDKEALKYLSKLIRSEV, translated from the coding sequence ATGAAAACAAAAATTGCAAAGAAAGAAACTAATTATTTTCAGCAGTTAACCTCTATAGAGATCAATAATCAAATTTGGTTCATCGCTGATGAAGTAGTAGAGATATTAGAGTTAGGGAATCCAAATGAAGTGTGGAGTACTCTGGATATAGAAGAACGTTTTGCTACGGAAATATTTCATAATGGTACTAAGAAAAATATGAACCTGATTTCTGAAAGCGGTTTGTATTATCTAATTTTTAAAAGCACTACAAATAGTGCTAAAAAATTCAGAAAATGGATAACTAATCAGGTTTTACCACTAATACGAGTTAGAGGATATTATACTACAAAGCGGCTAGAAATACCTAATTTTGTAATCCGTTTTAATGATAATTGGGATCGTATATCGCCTGGTTATTTTTCGATATTAAGCGAACTTTTTATTAGATTGTATGGGCGATTTGAACAAGAAGGTTATATATTACCCAACAAAGCTTTTGGCGGTAAAGAAATAAGACCCGATATTAGTATTTCTCATTATTTCGAGAAATATCTAGAAGAAAAATTTCCGCAATATAATCGTGAATTTAAAACATATCTTCATCAATTACCAAATGGTAAAGAAATAGAAGTAAAACAATACAGTAATCATTTACTACCTATATTTATAGATTTTATCGACAAGTATTGGCTGCCTGAACATGCATATACTTATTTTAAAAGTCGTGATAAAGAAGCGTTAAAGTATCTATCAAAATTGATCAGATCAGAAGTTTGA
- a CDS encoding DUF5916 domain-containing protein, with protein MKTKYLYIVIFSFLMCIPYAKGQESDNFPPPENPQEIQATKATGTITIDGRLNEMDWENAPIVSDFFKIEPVQSKDYRYKTEVKILFDDKNLYVGAFCKDSLGTKGIRIQDLRRDFSYGENDIFAIQIDAQNTKQYAVSFQTTPYGNQRDLQNFNDSYTDNNWNALWSVRTQRTEQGYYAEFAIPFKSLRYDKPKDGVPVNWGITFFRLARRDYEQTVFPKIPQAFSPYRMTYAAKLTGLQVPPPSANIRIEPYALYQFEETKSGNTVTNSQNDYKVGGDAKWVVSPNTVVDLTINTDFAQADVDRAVNNLERFNIFFPERRQFFLENSGIWAGASERNIVPFFSRQIGLQGGFNAAPAPIDIGARFTNRDENKTLAGLYVHQGDTDASAAANFGVFRYLQNYGKENNVGVMLTHRLNERNNALSLNENNNTTLTIDGLIRPKNEWTVSYLASTSKDETTDKWGYAGTASVGYTTNKMYWGWQSNFVSSDYNPAMGFVYQNNVIQHNPGGYFILRPKKMPWIRRWDPGVFARYYHDFDNPENFQQASLYFFPVYIFFKDNSFVEYAVTPTWQNINFDFAPLGLSISQDRYFYTRQFVRYNSDRSKKFSLSGKFEWGNFYNGNRETLTSGIRYAPMPHLAISADYEYNHLRNIGLEEKKLETNLYTGGLRLALNPRIQLSAFYQYNSFNEQGRWNARFSWEYKPNSFIYLVYNNTENNGFTPVENNTQFIGKLTFLKQF; from the coding sequence ATGAAAACCAAATACTTATATATAGTAATATTCAGCTTTCTGATGTGCATCCCGTATGCTAAAGGACAAGAGAGCGATAATTTTCCGCCACCTGAAAACCCTCAGGAAATACAAGCAACAAAAGCAACTGGAACGATAACCATTGATGGTAGATTAAATGAAATGGATTGGGAAAATGCCCCAATTGTATCCGATTTTTTTAAAATTGAACCAGTACAAAGCAAAGATTACCGTTACAAAACCGAAGTAAAAATTCTTTTCGATGATAAAAACCTCTATGTGGGCGCTTTTTGTAAAGACTCATTGGGAACAAAAGGAATTAGAATTCAGGATTTACGGCGAGACTTCTCTTATGGGGAAAACGATATTTTTGCCATTCAGATAGATGCACAGAATACCAAACAGTATGCAGTTTCTTTCCAAACCACTCCGTATGGTAATCAACGTGACTTACAAAATTTTAACGATAGTTATACGGACAATAATTGGAACGCCTTATGGTCGGTTAGGACACAACGAACTGAACAGGGATACTATGCCGAATTTGCCATTCCTTTTAAATCACTCCGCTATGATAAACCGAAAGACGGTGTGCCTGTAAACTGGGGGATTACCTTTTTTAGATTGGCCCGCAGGGACTATGAACAGACCGTTTTTCCTAAGATACCACAAGCCTTTTCTCCATACAGAATGACTTATGCTGCAAAACTTACCGGATTACAAGTACCTCCACCATCAGCAAACATTCGTATAGAGCCTTATGCTTTATATCAGTTTGAAGAAACTAAGAGTGGTAATACAGTAACCAATTCACAGAATGACTATAAAGTCGGTGGTGATGCCAAATGGGTGGTTTCCCCTAATACCGTGGTAGATTTAACCATTAATACCGATTTTGCACAGGCAGATGTGGATAGGGCGGTAAACAATTTAGAACGTTTCAATATATTTTTCCCGGAAAGGCGACAGTTTTTTCTTGAAAATTCGGGTATTTGGGCAGGAGCTTCAGAGAGAAACATAGTACCTTTTTTTAGTAGACAAATAGGGCTACAAGGTGGTTTTAATGCCGCACCAGCTCCTATAGATATTGGGGCACGCTTTACCAATAGAGATGAAAACAAGACACTTGCCGGGTTATATGTGCATCAAGGAGATACCGATGCTTCGGCAGCAGCCAACTTTGGAGTTTTTCGATATTTACAAAATTATGGTAAGGAAAATAATGTAGGTGTAATGCTCACCCATCGTTTAAATGAAAGGAACAACGCATTGTCATTAAATGAAAATAACAATACCACCCTTACCATAGACGGATTGATACGTCCCAAAAATGAGTGGACAGTTTCCTATCTGGCATCCACATCCAAGGATGAAACGACCGACAAATGGGGATATGCAGGTACTGCTTCTGTAGGCTATACCACCAATAAAATGTATTGGGGATGGCAATCCAATTTTGTAAGTAGCGATTATAACCCAGCAATGGGATTTGTCTATCAGAACAATGTTATACAGCACAACCCTGGAGGCTACTTCATTTTACGTCCTAAAAAAATGCCTTGGATTCGTCGTTGGGATCCAGGTGTTTTTGCAAGATATTATCACGATTTTGACAACCCTGAAAATTTTCAGCAAGCAAGTTTGTATTTCTTTCCTGTATATATATTTTTTAAGGATAACAGCTTTGTAGAGTATGCTGTGACCCCTACTTGGCAGAACATTAATTTTGATTTTGCTCCGTTGGGGCTTTCCATCTCGCAAGACCGCTATTTCTATACTAGGCAATTTGTTCGTTACAACTCGGACCGTTCCAAAAAGTTTTCACTATCAGGAAAGTTTGAGTGGGGTAATTTTTATAATGGTAATCGGGAAACTTTAACATCAGGAATACGCTATGCTCCAATGCCTCATTTAGCAATATCGGCTGATTATGAATACAATCACCTAAGAAATATTGGTTTGGAAGAAAAAAAATTGGAAACCAATCTATATACCGGTGGTTTGCGCTTGGCATTAAACCCTAGAATACAATTATCAGCCTTTTATCAATACAATTCATTTAATGAACAAGGTAGATGGAACGCACGTTTTAGTTGGGAATACAAACCCAATTCCTTTATTTATCTAGTATATAACAATACAGAAAATAATGGTTTTACTCCAGTTGAAAATAACACACAGTTTATTGGAAAATTGACCTTTTTAAAGCAGTTTTAA